A section of the Oscarella lobularis chromosome 15, ooOscLobu1.1, whole genome shotgun sequence genome encodes:
- the LOC136196045 gene encoding fibropellin-1-like isoform X2 translates to MGFAITSALILLFAVTQAYGAGRLDVVFLSYSDPNCTGLCDNEITFCYLGLNDSNVDCIETRRLRPFQTNKTEKYIFPSDSSSAINVTFVDRWEGAFRLRIDVSRSAGNSTTTFEHSQNVTDVSMTVTLRHDDGQEISFEWGVVCDSFYYGNDCFTECRPAGGGEYNCSSNGTRICNPGFAGVNCDEDNECLSNPCHNRSTCVNIVNGYFCNCSTGYTGIHCETNIDDCSSNPCGIGGNCTDGLGSYTCSCFVGYTGVNCETELDECFYNPCLNGATCQSQNGSYSCVCQAGFSGTNCELNVDDCASFPCQNNGTCLDQINGFECQCASGFAGILCDKNDTCFYDDPCVNGGNCTFVGDNQTCICFPGYTGVNCETDIDECQSNPCVNGGNCSHALDSFSCSCLIGFTGIICETEVNECDSNPCRNNATCTDLIGGYNCSCLVGYTGMICETDVDECASFPCQNGSTCVDKIDGFECQCEMGFAGILCDKNDTCFYDDPCVNGGNCTFVGDNQTCVCPSGYTGVNCETDIDECQSNPCGIGGTCVDAVDSFSCSCLIGFTGINCETEIDECESNPCLNNATCVDYINGYNCSCLAGYTGMMCETDVDECASFPCQNGSSCVDKIDGFECECEMGFAGILCSKNDTCFYDDPCVNNGTCTFVGDNQTCICPIGYTGINCETDIDECLSNPCQNDGNCSQALGSYTCSCQDGFIGDNCETEIDECASNPCLNNATCVDYINGYNCSCLAGYTGMMCETDVDECASFPCSNGGNCTDLVDGFECQCAIGFAGILCDRNDTCLQQNPCMNGGNCSFVGDNQTCLCPRGYTGALCETDIDECESSPCQNDGNCTDLIDEFVCNCTDEYIGEICNFPVANLSECQSFPCQNNGSCTDGYRSFTCMCVNGFTGDLCETDIDECESNPCLFDSTCLDSVNSYTCVCGSNSRGVRCENDVDECAQTPNVCQNNATCTNTNGSFLCSCDAGFTGRICETEIDECLSNPCANNGTCSESGSRFSCECLAGFTGDICDVNIDECLSDPCLNSGTCIDGVNGFACNCSDGFSGVNCSINFDECLSLPCQNSGTCSDGVDGYTCLCNSGFTGAHCEMDVDECGSNPCRNGGTCTDLVDRYACDCQRGFTGDNCETSIDECASAPCQNNGTCRDGMGGYSCDCAAGFTGTHCDVDVDECSSSPCQNNGTCVNGIAGYFCRCFGGVTGVNCESTLLSPAPVTNATLNVSTTEPSQTNVTSKPPTDGEGGEGGLGAGAIAGVSVVAVVLDRKRKRIRSILGERKDRPRKDRQEKSLKRNLLSKISTDIFLFLSF, encoded by the exons ATGGGTTTTGCGATCACctctgcattgattctgctgTTTGCAGTGACTCAG GCGTACGGTGCCggtcgactcgacgtcgtttttctcagctATTCCGATCCAAACTGCACTGGATTGTGCGACAACGAAATAACGTTTTGCTATCTCGGATTGAACGATTCGAACGTCGACTGCATCGAAACGAGGAGACTACGTCCTTTTCAGACGAACAAAACGGAGAAATATATCTTTCCGAGCGACAGCAGCAGCGCTATCAACGTCACTTTTGTAGACAGATGGGAG GGAGCCTTTAGGCTGAGAATAGACGTCAGTCGATCTGCGGGAAAttccacgacgacgtttgagCATAGTCAAAACGTGACTGACGTTTCCATGACGGTGACActtcgtcacgacgacggacaGGAGATATCGTTCGAATGGGGCGTCGTGTGCGATTCTTTTTACTATGGAAACGACTGTTTCACCGAATGCCGACCAGCTGGCGGGGGAGAATACAACTGCAGTTCAAATGGAACGAGAATTTGCAATCCTGGTTTCGCTGGAGTGAATTGTGATGAAGATAACGAGTGCCTTTCGAATCCGTGTCATAATCGGTCTACTTGTGTTAATATTGTTAACGGATATTTTTGCAATTGCTCAACTGGCTACACAGGTATCCATTGTGAAACGAATATAGATGATTGCTCATCTAATCCTTGTGGAATCGGTGGTAACTGCACGGATGGATTGGGATCTTATACGTGCTCGTGTTTCGTTGGCTATACGGGAGTGAATTGCGAAACGGAGTTGGATGAATGCTTTTATAATCCCTGTTTGAACGGAGCAACGTGTCAGAGTCAGAATGGcagctattcgtgtgtttgTCAAGCCGGTTTTAGCGGCACAAACTGCGAATTGAACGTGGATGATTGTGCGTCGTTTCCCTGTCAAAATAATGGCACGTGTCTTGACCAGATCAACGGATTTGAATGCCAATGTGCAAGCGGCTTTGCTGGGATACTGTGCGACAAAAATGACACGTGCTTCTATGACGATCCTTGCGTGAACGGTGGAAACTGCACATTTGTTGGAGATAATCAAACGTGCATTTGTTTTCCTGGCTACACTGGCGTCAATTGCGAAACGGATATAGATGAATGCCAATCCAACCCATGTGTAAACGGTGGAAATTGCTCGCATGCACTTGATTCGTTTTCGTGTTCATGTCTCATTGGATTCACCGGGATTATTTGCGAGACAGAAGTCAATGAATGCGATTCGAATCCTTGTCGTAATAATGCTACCTGTACTGATTTAATCGGTGGCTACAACTGTTCGTGCCTCGTCGGATATACCGGTATGATTTGCGAaactgacgtcgacgaatgcgcgtcgtttccctgtcaaaacggcAGCACTTGCGTGGACAAAATCGACGGGTTTGAGTGCCAATGTGAAATGGGATTTGCTGGGATACTGTGCGACAAAAATGACACGTGCTTCTATGATGATCCTTGCGTAAACGGTGGAAACTGCACGTTTGTTGGAGATAATCAAACGTGCGTTTGCCCCTCTGGCTACACTGGCGTCAATTGCGAAACAGATATAGATGAATGCCAATCAAATCCATGTGGAATTGGTGGAACTTGCGTAGATGCAGTTGATTCGTTTTCGTGTTCATGTCTCATTGGATTCACCGGGATTAATTGCGAGACGGAAATCGATGAATGCGAGTCGAATCCTTGTCTAAATAATGCAACCTGTGTTGACTACATTAACGGATACAACTGTTCCTGTCTCGCCGGATATACTGGAATGATGTGCGAaactgacgtcgacgaatgcgccTCGTTTCCGTGTCAGAACGGCAGCAGTTGCGTGGACAAAATCGACGGTTTTGAGTGCGAATGTGAAATGGGATTTGCTGGGATACTCTGCAGTAAAAATGACACGTGCTTCTATGACGATCCTTGCGTGAACAATGGAACTTGCACGTTCGTTGGAGATAATCAGACCTGCATTTGCCCTATCGGTTACACAGGGATTAACTGCGAAACGGATATAGACGAATGTCTTTCCAATCCGTgtcaaaacgacggaaaTTGCTCGCAAGCACTTGGCTCGTACACATGTTCATGTCAGGACGGATTCATTGGAGATAACTGCGAGACGGAAATCGATGAATGCGCTTCGAATCCTTGTCTTAATAATGCGACCTGTGTCGACTACATTAACGGATACAACTGTTCCTGCCTCGCCGGATATACTGGAATGATGTGCGAaactgacgtcgacgaatgcgccTCGTTTCCGTGTTCAAATGGAGGCAATTGCACGGATCTTGTCGACGGTTTCGAGTGCCAATGTGCGATCGGTTTCGCCGGGATTCTGTGCGACAGAAACGACACGTGCCTGCAGCAGAATCCGTGTATGAACGGCGGAAACTGCTCGTTCGTAGGCGACAATCAAACGTGTCTATGTCCGAGAGGCTATACAGGAGCGCTCTGCGAGacagacatcgacgaatgcgagtcGTCTCCGTGTCAAAACGACGGCAACTGCACGGACTTGATCGACGAGTTCGTCTGCAATTGCACGGACGAATACATCGGCGAAATTTGCAATTTTCCCGTGGCGAATCTCAGCGAATGCCAATCGTTTCCATGTCAAAATAACGGAAGTTGCACGGACGGCTATCGGTCGTTCACATGCATGTGCGTGAACGGATTCACCGGCGATCTTTGCGAGAcggatatcgacgaatgcgaatCGAATCCCTGCCTATTCGACTCCACGTGCCTTGACTCGGTCAACTCGTACACGTGCGTGTGCGGTTCGAACTCGCGCGGGGTTCGCtgcgagaacgacgtcgacgagtgcgcgcaGACGCCGAACGTTTGCCAAAACAACGCCACGTGCACGAACACGAACGGCTCGTTTTTGTGCTCGTGTGACGCCGGTTTCACCGGACGCATTTGCGAgacggaaatcgacgaatgtctTTCGAATCCCTGCGCCAATAACGGAACGTGCAGCGAGAGCGGAAGCCGTTTTAGCTGCGAGTGTTTGGCCGGATTCACTGGAGATATCTGCGACGTGAATATTGATGAATGCCTATCGGATCCGTGTCTAAACAGcggaacgtgcatcgatGGAGTGAACGGGTTTGCTTGTAATTGCTCCGACGGGTTTTCCGGGGTCAACTGCTCGATCAACTTCGACGAATGTCTCTCGTTGCCCTGCCAAAACAGTGGCACGTGTTCGGACGGTGTCGACGGTTATACGTGTCTCTGTAATAGCGGTTTCACTGGCGCTCATTGCGAGATGgatgtcgacgagtgcgGGTCGAATCCGTGCCGAAATGGGGGCACGTGTACGGATCTAGTCGATCGGTACGCGTGCGATTGTCAGCGCGGTTTCACTGGCGACAACTGCGAGACttcgatcgacgagtgcgcgtcaGCGCCGTGTCAAAACAACGGCACGTGTCGCGACGGAATGGGTGGATACTCGTGCGACTGTGCCGCGGGATTCACCGGAACTcattgcgacgtcgacgtcgacgagtgcagTTCGAGTCCTTGTCAGAATAATGGGACGTGCGTGAATGGAATCGCCGGTTATTTCTGTCGATGTTTTGGTGGAGTGACTGGAGTCAATTGCGAGTCGACACTGCTCTCGCCTGCTCCCGTCACAAATGCTACGCTCAACGTTTCGACTACGGAACCCTCTCAAACTAATGTGACATCGAAGCCTCCTACAGATGGTGAGGGAGGCGAGGGAGGTCTTGGTGCCGGTGCTATTGCTGGAGTGTCTGTTGTGGCCGTTGTACTAG accgaaaacgaaaacgtaTCCGGTCAATATTAGGGGAGAGAAAGGATCGGCCGAGAAAGGACAGACAAGAGAAAAGCCTGAAAAGGAATCTTCTCTCTAAAATTTCTACTGAcatttttctgtttttgtctttttag
- the LOC136196045 gene encoding neurogenic locus notch homolog protein 1-like isoform X3, with the protein MTVTLRHDDGQEISFEWGVVCDSFYYGNDCFTECRPAGGGEYNCSSNGTRICNPGFAGVNCDEDNECLSNPCHNRSTCVNIVNGYFCNCSTGYTGIHCETNIDDCSSNPCGIGGNCTDGLGSYTCSCFVGYTGVNCETELDECFYNPCLNGATCQSQNGSYSCVCQAGFSGTNCELNVDDCASFPCQNNGTCLDQINGFECQCASGFAGILCDKNDTCFYDDPCVNGGNCTFVGDNQTCICFPGYTGVNCETDIDECQSNPCVNGGNCSHALDSFSCSCLIGFTGIICETEVNECDSNPCRNNATCTDLIGGYNCSCLVGYTGMICETDVDECASFPCQNGSTCVDKIDGFECQCEMGFAGILCDKNDTCFYDDPCVNGGNCTFVGDNQTCVCPSGYTGVNCETDIDECQSNPCGIGGTCVDAVDSFSCSCLIGFTGINCETEIDECESNPCLNNATCVDYINGYNCSCLAGYTGMMCETDVDECASFPCQNGSSCVDKIDGFECECEMGFAGILCSKNDTCFYDDPCVNNGTCTFVGDNQTCICPIGYTGINCETDIDECLSNPCQNDGNCSQALGSYTCSCQDGFIGDNCETEIDECASNPCLNNATCVDYINGYNCSCLAGYTGMMCETDVDECASFPCSNGGNCTDLVDGFECQCAIGFAGILCDRNDTCLQQNPCMNGGNCSFVGDNQTCLCPRGYTGALCETDIDECESSPCQNDGNCTDLIDEFVCNCTDEYIGEICNFPVANLSECQSFPCQNNGSCTDGYRSFTCMCVNGFTGDLCETDIDECESNPCLFDSTCLDSVNSYTCVCGSNSRGVRCENDVDECAQTPNVCQNNATCTNTNGSFLCSCDAGFTGRICETEIDECLSNPCANNGTCSESGSRFSCECLAGFTGDICDVNIDECLSDPCLNSGTCIDGVNGFACNCSDGFSGVNCSINFDECLSLPCQNSGTCSDGVDGYTCLCNSGFTGAHCEMDVDECGSNPCRNGGTCTDLVDRYACDCQRGFTGDNCETSIDECASAPCQNNGTCRDGMGGYSCDCAAGFTGTHCDVDVDECSSSPCQNNGTCVNGIAGYFCRCFGGVTGVNCESTLLSPAPVTNATLNVSTTEPSQTNVTSKPPTDGEGGEGGLGAGAIAGVSVVAVVLVVAIVLLLVYFLVIRPKTKTYPVNIRGEKGSAEKGQTREKPEKESSL; encoded by the exons ATGACGGTGACActtcgtcacgacgacggacaGGAGATATCGTTCGAATGGGGCGTCGTGTGCGATTCTTTTTACTATGGAAACGACTGTTTCACCGAATGCCGACCAGCTGGCGGGGGAGAATACAACTGCAGTTCAAATGGAACGAGAATTTGCAATCCTGGTTTCGCTGGAGTGAATTGTGATGAAGATAACGAGTGCCTTTCGAATCCGTGTCATAATCGGTCTACTTGTGTTAATATTGTTAACGGATATTTTTGCAATTGCTCAACTGGCTACACAGGTATCCATTGTGAAACGAATATAGATGATTGCTCATCTAATCCTTGTGGAATCGGTGGTAACTGCACGGATGGATTGGGATCTTATACGTGCTCGTGTTTCGTTGGCTATACGGGAGTGAATTGCGAAACGGAGTTGGATGAATGCTTTTATAATCCCTGTTTGAACGGAGCAACGTGTCAGAGTCAGAATGGcagctattcgtgtgtttgTCAAGCCGGTTTTAGCGGCACAAACTGCGAATTGAACGTGGATGATTGTGCGTCGTTTCCCTGTCAAAATAATGGCACGTGTCTTGACCAGATCAACGGATTTGAATGCCAATGTGCAAGCGGCTTTGCTGGGATACTGTGCGACAAAAATGACACGTGCTTCTATGACGATCCTTGCGTGAACGGTGGAAACTGCACATTTGTTGGAGATAATCAAACGTGCATTTGTTTTCCTGGCTACACTGGCGTCAATTGCGAAACGGATATAGATGAATGCCAATCCAACCCATGTGTAAACGGTGGAAATTGCTCGCATGCACTTGATTCGTTTTCGTGTTCATGTCTCATTGGATTCACCGGGATTATTTGCGAGACAGAAGTCAATGAATGCGATTCGAATCCTTGTCGTAATAATGCTACCTGTACTGATTTAATCGGTGGCTACAACTGTTCGTGCCTCGTCGGATATACCGGTATGATTTGCGAaactgacgtcgacgaatgcgcgtcgtttccctgtcaaaacggcAGCACTTGCGTGGACAAAATCGACGGGTTTGAGTGCCAATGTGAAATGGGATTTGCTGGGATACTGTGCGACAAAAATGACACGTGCTTCTATGATGATCCTTGCGTAAACGGTGGAAACTGCACGTTTGTTGGAGATAATCAAACGTGCGTTTGCCCCTCTGGCTACACTGGCGTCAATTGCGAAACAGATATAGATGAATGCCAATCAAATCCATGTGGAATTGGTGGAACTTGCGTAGATGCAGTTGATTCGTTTTCGTGTTCATGTCTCATTGGATTCACCGGGATTAATTGCGAGACGGAAATCGATGAATGCGAGTCGAATCCTTGTCTAAATAATGCAACCTGTGTTGACTACATTAACGGATACAACTGTTCCTGTCTCGCCGGATATACTGGAATGATGTGCGAaactgacgtcgacgaatgcgccTCGTTTCCGTGTCAGAACGGCAGCAGTTGCGTGGACAAAATCGACGGTTTTGAGTGCGAATGTGAAATGGGATTTGCTGGGATACTCTGCAGTAAAAATGACACGTGCTTCTATGACGATCCTTGCGTGAACAATGGAACTTGCACGTTCGTTGGAGATAATCAGACCTGCATTTGCCCTATCGGTTACACAGGGATTAACTGCGAAACGGATATAGACGAATGTCTTTCCAATCCGTgtcaaaacgacggaaaTTGCTCGCAAGCACTTGGCTCGTACACATGTTCATGTCAGGACGGATTCATTGGAGATAACTGCGAGACGGAAATCGATGAATGCGCTTCGAATCCTTGTCTTAATAATGCGACCTGTGTCGACTACATTAACGGATACAACTGTTCCTGCCTCGCCGGATATACTGGAATGATGTGCGAaactgacgtcgacgaatgcgccTCGTTTCCGTGTTCAAATGGAGGCAATTGCACGGATCTTGTCGACGGTTTCGAGTGCCAATGTGCGATCGGTTTCGCCGGGATTCTGTGCGACAGAAACGACACGTGCCTGCAGCAGAATCCGTGTATGAACGGCGGAAACTGCTCGTTCGTAGGCGACAATCAAACGTGTCTATGTCCGAGAGGCTATACAGGAGCGCTCTGCGAGacagacatcgacgaatgcgagtcGTCTCCGTGTCAAAACGACGGCAACTGCACGGACTTGATCGACGAGTTCGTCTGCAATTGCACGGACGAATACATCGGCGAAATTTGCAATTTTCCCGTGGCGAATCTCAGCGAATGCCAATCGTTTCCATGTCAAAATAACGGAAGTTGCACGGACGGCTATCGGTCGTTCACATGCATGTGCGTGAACGGATTCACCGGCGATCTTTGCGAGAcggatatcgacgaatgcgaatCGAATCCCTGCCTATTCGACTCCACGTGCCTTGACTCGGTCAACTCGTACACGTGCGTGTGCGGTTCGAACTCGCGCGGGGTTCGCtgcgagaacgacgtcgacgagtgcgcgcaGACGCCGAACGTTTGCCAAAACAACGCCACGTGCACGAACACGAACGGCTCGTTTTTGTGCTCGTGTGACGCCGGTTTCACCGGACGCATTTGCGAgacggaaatcgacgaatgtctTTCGAATCCCTGCGCCAATAACGGAACGTGCAGCGAGAGCGGAAGCCGTTTTAGCTGCGAGTGTTTGGCCGGATTCACTGGAGATATCTGCGACGTGAATATTGATGAATGCCTATCGGATCCGTGTCTAAACAGcggaacgtgcatcgatGGAGTGAACGGGTTTGCTTGTAATTGCTCCGACGGGTTTTCCGGGGTCAACTGCTCGATCAACTTCGACGAATGTCTCTCGTTGCCCTGCCAAAACAGTGGCACGTGTTCGGACGGTGTCGACGGTTATACGTGTCTCTGTAATAGCGGTTTCACTGGCGCTCATTGCGAGATGgatgtcgacgagtgcgGGTCGAATCCGTGCCGAAATGGGGGCACGTGTACGGATCTAGTCGATCGGTACGCGTGCGATTGTCAGCGCGGTTTCACTGGCGACAACTGCGAGACttcgatcgacgagtgcgcgtcaGCGCCGTGTCAAAACAACGGCACGTGTCGCGACGGAATGGGTGGATACTCGTGCGACTGTGCCGCGGGATTCACCGGAACTcattgcgacgtcgacgtcgacgagtgcagTTCGAGTCCTTGTCAGAATAATGGGACGTGCGTGAATGGAATCGCCGGTTATTTCTGTCGATGTTTTGGTGGAGTGACTGGAGTCAATTGCGAGTCGACACTGCTCTCGCCTGCTCCCGTCACAAATGCTACGCTCAACGTTTCGACTACGGAACCCTCTCAAACTAATGTGACATCGAAGCCTCCTACAGATGGTGAGGGAGGCGAGGGAGGTCTTGGTGCCGGTGCTATTGCTGGAGTGTCTGTTGTGGCCGTTGTACTAG TTGTTGCTATTGTGCTACTTCTCGTTTATTTTCTCGTAATTAgaccgaaaacgaaaacgtaTCCGGTCAATATTAGGGGAGAGAAAGGATCGGCCGAGAAAGGACAGACAAGAGAAAAGCCTGAAAAGGAATCTTCTCTCTAA